The Miscanthus floridulus cultivar M001 chromosome 7, ASM1932011v1, whole genome shotgun sequence genome includes a region encoding these proteins:
- the LOC136465563 gene encoding uncharacterized protein encodes MDGGSGLNIMYAKTLDAMGIDWDLTNYKMEIITFEVVGFHRTYHTILGQLCYAKFMAIPNYTYLNLKMWGPHGVITICTTFQHAYECEVECCEHASTIITSEELAVIKEGTTEEELNSKRSTRPFELMEGIKEVLIDPSSSEGKVVCIGTMLSSK; translated from the exons atggatggaggtagcggcctcaacatcatgtacgctaagacacttgatgccatgggcatcgactg GGATCTGACCAACTACAAGATGGAGATcatcacctttgaggtggttggattccacaggacctaccacaccatcctgggacaactatgctatgcaaagttcatggccatccccaattaCACCTACCTAAACCTCAAGATGTGGGGcccacatggggtcatcaccatctgcACCACCTTCCAGCATGCTtatgagtgcgaggttgagtgttGCGAGCATGCCTCGACAATCATCACCTCCGAGGAGCTCGCGGTCATCAAGGAAGGGACTACCGAGGAGGAACTCAACTCCAAGCGGTCGACCAGACCCTTTGAGCTCATGGAGGgcatcaaggaggtcctcatagaccctagtagctccgagggcaaagtggtgtgcatcggcaccatgctttcctccaaatag